One segment of Asaia bogorensis NBRC 16594 DNA contains the following:
- a CDS encoding creatininase family protein produces MAFIPDVRRAACLLVASALTCLIHPSTGHAETVSFARLTWTEIQSRIQSGTDTIIVPVGGTEQSGPYIAVGKHNVRAEVQADRIAARLGHTLVAPVIAYVPEGGTSPRTSHMRFAGTISIPPAVFEGLIMGAGDSFHVQGFRRVVFIADHGGYLSYLKAAVDKLNNKWRGQGEAIYLAAYYDSIGTRYAEILRQKGYGKDLGKHADLSDTALMLAIDPTMVREQALHSAALPDSAQGVYGGDPRPATVALGQIGTAIQVQAALDALGASR; encoded by the coding sequence TTGGCTTTTATTCCCGATGTCAGGCGTGCGGCCTGTCTGTTGGTTGCCTCGGCGCTGACCTGCCTCATTCATCCGTCGACAGGTCATGCCGAGACAGTGTCCTTTGCAAGACTGACCTGGACCGAAATCCAGTCCCGCATCCAGTCCGGTACAGACACGATCATCGTACCCGTAGGGGGAACCGAGCAAAGCGGCCCCTATATTGCCGTCGGCAAGCACAATGTGCGGGCCGAAGTACAGGCGGATCGTATCGCCGCCCGGCTGGGCCATACGCTTGTTGCCCCGGTCATTGCCTACGTACCTGAAGGCGGAACCTCCCCCCGCACCTCTCATATGCGTTTTGCCGGGACGATCTCGATCCCGCCTGCTGTGTTTGAGGGGTTGATCATGGGGGCGGGGGACAGTTTTCATGTTCAGGGCTTCCGGCGTGTCGTGTTTATTGCCGACCATGGCGGGTATTTGTCCTATCTCAAGGCGGCGGTGGACAAGCTGAACAATAAGTGGCGTGGTCAGGGCGAGGCCATCTACCTCGCAGCCTATTATGACAGTATCGGCACACGCTATGCCGAGATCCTGCGGCAAAAGGGATATGGCAAGGATTTGGGCAAACATGCGGATCTGAGCGATACAGCGCTCATGCTTGCTATCGATCCGACGATGGTGCGTGAGCAGGCGTTGCACAGTGCTGCGCTGCCAGACAGCGCACAGGGCGTTTATGGAGGCGACCCGCGCCCGGCGACTGTGGCGTTGGGGCAGATCGGAACAGCGATTCAGGTTCAGGCGGCGCTCGATGCCCTCGGCGCGTCACGCTAG
- a CDS encoding YncE family protein, with the protein MKFSHHAFIVSLVGLSLATAQATRAQETPAAPAQAASAPATASSAASGVTSQAPASAATTPSAAPSSSATPTSTTAGSTTPASTAPVAPVVQVTPPAATSAATPVAGAVQTIPGMPAVIDPKNIYSETISGKISPAIKDDLARVYVPNLRGNSVSVIDPATFKVVDTFKVGRSPQHVVPSWDLRTLWVTNNAEGSNDGSLTPIDPRTGKPGPAVTVDDPYNMYFTPDGKYAIVVAEAHERLDFRDPHTMALIGSVEAPQCKGINHADFSIDGRYAIFTCEFGGYLAKIDTVNRSLIGYLKLSKGGMPQDILTAPDGHKFYIADMHADGVFVVDGDSFKETGFIPTGPGTHGEYPSRDGKFMYVANRGSHRIHGPRHSPGSVSVIDFATDKVVKTWPIPGGGSPDMGNVSADGKLLWLSGRFDDVAYAINTETGDVKKIPVGAEPHGLTVWPQPGRYSVGHTGILR; encoded by the coding sequence ATGAAGTTTTCACATCACGCGTTCATCGTCTCGCTGGTTGGCCTGTCATTGGCCACCGCCCAGGCGACACGTGCGCAGGAAACCCCTGCAGCTCCGGCACAGGCGGCATCCGCACCGGCTACAGCATCATCGGCGGCTTCGGGTGTAACCTCACAAGCCCCGGCTTCTGCCGCCACAACGCCGTCTGCCGCGCCTTCATCCAGCGCTACCCCGACCAGCACTACGGCCGGCAGCACAACGCCCGCCAGCACAGCGCCAGTCGCCCCCGTCGTTCAGGTGACGCCCCCGGCCGCAACGAGCGCGGCCACCCCAGTTGCCGGTGCCGTGCAGACAATTCCCGGCATGCCTGCGGTCATTGACCCCAAAAACATCTATAGCGAGACGATTTCGGGCAAGATCTCGCCGGCCATCAAGGATGATCTGGCGCGGGTTTATGTGCCCAATCTGCGTGGCAACAGCGTCTCGGTCATCGATCCCGCAACGTTCAAGGTGGTCGACACCTTCAAGGTGGGTCGCAGCCCGCAGCATGTGGTGCCCAGCTGGGATCTGCGGACATTGTGGGTCACCAATAACGCCGAAGGCAGCAATGATGGCAGCCTGACCCCGATCGACCCGCGTACGGGCAAGCCGGGCCCTGCTGTCACGGTGGACGACCCCTACAACATGTATTTCACCCCGGATGGCAAATACGCCATCGTGGTGGCTGAAGCGCATGAGCGTCTGGATTTCCGTGACCCGCATACCATGGCCCTTATCGGCTCGGTTGAGGCGCCGCAGTGCAAGGGCATCAACCACGCCGACTTCTCGATCGATGGCCGTTATGCCATTTTCACCTGTGAATTTGGTGGCTATCTGGCCAAGATCGATACGGTCAACCGCAGCCTGATCGGGTATCTCAAGCTGTCGAAGGGTGGGATGCCGCAGGATATCCTAACTGCCCCGGACGGCCATAAATTCTACATTGCCGATATGCATGCCGATGGTGTGTTCGTGGTCGATGGTGACAGCTTCAAGGAAACCGGCTTCATCCCGACTGGCCCCGGTACGCATGGCGAATACCCCAGCCGTGACGGCAAGTTCATGTATGTGGCCAATCGTGGTTCACACAGGATTCATGGCCCGCGCCACAGCCCCGGCAGCGTGTCAGTGATCGATTTCGCGACAGACAAGGTCGTCAAGACCTGGCCGATCCCCGGCGGTGGCAGCCCGGATATGGGCAATGTCAGTGCGGATGGAAAATTGCTCTGGCTCTCCGGCCGTTTCGATGATGTGGCCTATGCCATTAACACCGAGACCGGCGATGTGAAGAAGATCCCCGTAGGGGCTGAACCGCATGGTCTGACCGTCTGGCCGCAGCCGGGCCGCTACAGCGTGGGTCACACCGGTATCCTGCGTTAA
- the lldD gene encoding FMN-dependent L-lactate dehydrogenase LldD has protein sequence MLISAPTDYRKAARRKLPPFLFHYIDGGAYAEYTMRRNQADLSHVALRQRVLRNVSGLDTSVSLLGQKFAIPAALAPVGLTGMYARRGEVQAARAAARKGIPFTLSTVSVCPIEEVQSQSPAPIWFQLYVLKDRGFMRNVLERARDAGVTTLVFTVDMPTPGARYRDVHSGMSGPYAAARRIAQAVLHPEWAWNVGVRGKPHDLGNISAYRGNPTGLEDYIGWLAQNFDPSISWKDLEWIRTFWKGPMLIKGILDPEDARDAVRFGADGIVVSNHGGRQLDGVLSSCRALPPIADAVKGELAILADSGVRSGLDIARMVALGADAVLLGRAFVYALAADGQRGVEKLLDLMEKELRVAMTLTGARSIDQITSESLVKALG, from the coding sequence ATGCTGATTTCCGCCCCGACGGATTATCGCAAGGCTGCCAGACGCAAATTGCCGCCTTTCCTGTTCCACTACATCGATGGGGGGGCCTATGCAGAATATACGATGCGTCGGAATCAGGCGGATCTCTCCCATGTCGCCTTGAGGCAACGCGTGCTGCGCAATGTCTCGGGTCTGGACACATCGGTCTCGCTGCTGGGGCAGAAATTTGCCATTCCCGCGGCCCTGGCGCCGGTCGGTCTGACAGGTATGTATGCGCGTCGCGGCGAGGTTCAGGCAGCCAGGGCTGCGGCGCGCAAGGGCATACCCTTCACGCTTTCCACGGTTTCTGTCTGCCCGATCGAAGAGGTGCAGAGCCAGAGCCCGGCCCCGATCTGGTTCCAGCTTTATGTACTCAAGGATCGAGGCTTCATGCGCAATGTGCTGGAGCGCGCGCGTGACGCCGGGGTGACAACGCTGGTCTTCACGGTCGATATGCCGACACCGGGGGCACGGTACCGCGATGTGCATTCGGGTATGTCCGGTCCCTATGCCGCAGCACGACGCATTGCCCAGGCTGTGCTCCACCCTGAATGGGCCTGGAATGTCGGGGTCAGAGGCAAGCCTCATGATCTGGGCAATATATCGGCTTATCGTGGCAATCCGACAGGTCTCGAGGACTATATCGGCTGGCTGGCGCAGAACTTCGACCCGTCGATCAGCTGGAAGGATCTGGAATGGATCCGGACTTTCTGGAAAGGCCCGATGCTCATCAAGGGTATTCTCGATCCTGAAGATGCCCGTGACGCTGTGCGTTTTGGCGCAGATGGCATTGTGGTGTCCAACCACGGCGGCCGACAGCTCGATGGTGTCCTCTCAAGCTGTCGCGCCCTGCCGCCCATCGCCGATGCCGTGAAGGGTGAGTTGGCTATTCTGGCTGATTCCGGTGTGCGTTCGGGGCTTGATATCGCCCGCATGGTCGCTCTTGGCGCCGATGCTGTTTTGCTCGGACGCGCCTTTGTATATGCCCTTGCCGCAGACGGTCAGCGTGGTGTGGAGAAGCTGCTCGACCTGATGGAGAAGGAGTTGCGTGTGGCGATGACCCTGACCGGCGCCCGTTCCATCGATCAGATCACATCGGAAAGCCTCGTCAAGGCTCTTGGCTGA
- a CDS encoding SDR family NAD(P)-dependent oxidoreductase, protein MSALTSSPATPAMTPDTKFNAQSTTDDVLAGLSLAGKRYLVTGVSAGLGVETARALVAHGAEVIGTARDLAKAARATASIDPTRLQIEKLALDDLASVRDCAERLLARGVTFDAIIANAGVMATPQGVTKDGFETQFGTNHLGHFVLVNRLIPLVRPGGRVVMLSSAGHRYSDVDLEDPGFLTTDYTPFGAYGRSKTANILFAVALDARHRARGIRAVAMHPGGIATELVRHMAEGEIEAMIEHISQQEAEAGRPPFRFKTIPQGAASTVWAATRAEPSEIGGRYGEDCSISAVVPDDQPLGITIPGVRAYAVDPERAEALWTLSEKMVGETFPTP, encoded by the coding sequence ATGTCTGCTCTAACTTCTTCTCCCGCTACTCCGGCGATGACGCCGGACACCAAGTTCAATGCGCAATCCACCACCGATGATGTGCTTGCCGGTCTCTCCCTGGCTGGGAAACGCTATCTCGTCACCGGTGTTTCTGCCGGTCTCGGGGTCGAGACTGCCCGCGCCTTGGTGGCTCATGGTGCCGAGGTTATCGGCACGGCCCGTGATCTGGCCAAGGCAGCAAGGGCGACTGCCAGCATCGACCCGACACGCCTGCAAATCGAGAAACTTGCGCTCGATGATCTGGCAAGTGTCCGTGACTGCGCCGAACGATTGCTGGCACGGGGCGTGACATTCGATGCGATCATTGCCAATGCGGGTGTCATGGCCACACCGCAGGGTGTGACGAAGGACGGTTTTGAAACCCAGTTTGGCACGAACCATCTGGGTCATTTCGTCCTGGTAAACCGACTGATCCCGCTGGTCAGGCCCGGTGGACGCGTGGTCATGCTTTCCTCTGCCGGGCACCGCTACAGCGATGTCGATCTGGAGGATCCAGGGTTCCTGACAACAGACTATACGCCCTTCGGCGCTTACGGACGATCCAAGACAGCCAATATCCTGTTCGCGGTCGCGCTGGATGCCCGACACAGGGCTCGCGGCATACGGGCCGTTGCCATGCATCCGGGCGGAATCGCCACCGAGCTGGTGCGCCACATGGCTGAAGGTGAGATCGAGGCCATGATCGAGCACATCAGCCAGCAGGAGGCCGAGGCAGGTCGACCGCCTTTTCGCTTCAAGACCATTCCTCAAGGGGCTGCCAGCACTGTCTGGGCCGCGACCCGCGCGGAACCGTCAGAGATTGGCGGCCGCTATGGTGAAGATTGCAGCATCAGCGCGGTTGTGCCGGATGACCAGCCGCTTGGAATCACCATTCCCGGCGTGCGGGCCTATGCGGTCGACCCCGAGCGGGCCGAGGCTCTGTGGACCCTGAGCGAGAAAATGGTGGGTGAAACCTTCCCCACACCGTGA
- a CDS encoding TetR/AcrR family transcriptional regulator, producing the protein MGETPRQRRPRADGQRSRQALMAAARQAFVTGETDIRMDEIAARAGVGVGTLYRHFADRSALIEAVYADERDQLLSAADTLRAAHPPLEALRAWMRLFVGYAATKQAMTPVFNTLSGGSSALYARTGGPIVETMEKLAAACVAQGDLRDDVDPMDMLRAVYGVCTIAGDRPEQAVQFIDIILSGARPDATKPKLS; encoded by the coding sequence ATGGGCGAGACGCCCCGCCAGAGGCGCCCCCGCGCCGATGGGCAGCGGAGCCGTCAGGCATTGATGGCCGCTGCACGCCAGGCCTTCGTGACCGGTGAGACCGATATACGCATGGACGAAATCGCAGCCCGTGCGGGTGTGGGTGTCGGCACGCTCTATCGTCACTTTGCCGATCGTTCTGCCCTGATCGAGGCTGTTTATGCGGATGAGCGTGACCAGTTGCTCAGTGCAGCCGATACGCTTCGTGCGGCTCATCCCCCGCTTGAGGCCTTGCGGGCATGGATGCGGCTTTTTGTCGGCTATGCTGCCACGAAGCAGGCCATGACGCCCGTCTTCAATACGCTCTCCGGTGGTTCATCGGCACTTTACGCCCGCACGGGCGGTCCCATTGTCGAAACCATGGAGAAACTCGCTGCCGCCTGTGTCGCGCAGGGAGATCTGCGCGACGACGTGGACCCGATGGATATGCTACGCGCGGTTTATGGTGTCTGCACGATTGCGGGCGACCGTCCGGAACAGGCCGTCCAGTTCATCGATATCATCCTGAGCGGTGCCAGGCCGGACGCAACCAAGCCGAAGCTTTCCTGA
- a CDS encoding nitroreductase family protein: MTDRLSSLWQQRYRSPLPASLETSQNAAPICQSAVLDSLLSHRSVRAYRPDALPEGTLEAAIAAAQSAATSSNLQCWSVIAIESSERREVFARLCGNQAHIAAAPLFLVWLADISRLERLATQAGQPAEALDYTESFLIAAIDAALAAQNAVAALEAAGLGTVYIGGLRNHPLEVAKELDLPKGCVGLFGLCVGYEDETRPASIKPRLPQRAVLHRDRYDTTQEAGAIASFDAADNAFQQEQSLPPRLWSEAMVKRIVSREGLHGRDTLLASLKALGFPMK, encoded by the coding sequence ATGACAGATCGCCTCTCCTCGCTCTGGCAGCAGCGTTACCGCTCGCCCCTCCCCGCATCACTCGAGACGTCGCAAAACGCGGCCCCCATCTGCCAGAGCGCCGTTCTCGACAGCCTACTCTCCCACCGTTCGGTCAGAGCCTATCGGCCCGATGCCCTGCCAGAGGGCACACTGGAAGCCGCCATCGCGGCCGCCCAATCCGCCGCAACGTCGAGCAACCTTCAGTGCTGGAGCGTTATCGCCATTGAGTCGTCAGAGCGACGCGAGGTTTTCGCCCGACTCTGCGGCAATCAGGCGCATATCGCCGCCGCGCCGCTCTTTCTGGTCTGGCTGGCTGACATCTCACGTCTGGAACGCCTCGCCACTCAGGCAGGCCAGCCTGCCGAGGCACTCGACTATACCGAATCCTTCCTTATAGCGGCCATCGACGCGGCTCTCGCCGCGCAGAATGCCGTGGCCGCCCTCGAAGCAGCAGGTCTTGGAACTGTCTATATCGGTGGGTTGCGCAATCATCCGCTTGAGGTCGCAAAGGAGCTCGACCTGCCAAAGGGCTGCGTCGGACTTTTTGGCCTGTGCGTGGGCTATGAGGATGAGACACGCCCCGCCAGCATCAAACCGCGCCTGCCCCAACGCGCCGTGCTGCATCGAGACCGTTACGACACCACGCAGGAAGCTGGAGCCATCGCCAGCTTCGATGCAGCTGACAACGCCTTCCAGCAGGAACAGTCACTGCCGCCTCGCCTCTGGTCCGAGGCCATGGTCAAACGCATCGTTTCACGTGAAGGCCTGCATGGCCGCGATACCCTGCTTGCCTCTCTCAAGGCCCTCGGTTTCCCGATGAAATAG
- a CDS encoding adenine phosphoribosyltransferase, which produces MTQTPIHGDQPELDLKKYIREIPDFPKPGILFYDISTLIRNADAWQIATARLARAIAPWQPDLLAGIESRGFLTAAPVAMRLGCGFIMLRKPGKLPGKTISLKYGLEYGQDELHIQEDAIKPGQRVVVLDDLLATGGTLAASIRLLKNVGAEVVGTSVLVELDGLGGREKLDAPLHSLLTYPA; this is translated from the coding sequence ATGACCCAGACACCGATTCATGGCGATCAGCCCGAACTCGACCTCAAGAAGTATATTCGCGAGATCCCGGATTTCCCAAAGCCCGGTATCCTGTTTTACGATATCTCCACCCTCATCCGTAACGCCGATGCCTGGCAGATCGCGACAGCCCGTCTGGCCCGCGCCATCGCACCGTGGCAGCCCGATCTGCTGGCCGGGATCGAAAGCCGCGGCTTCCTGACGGCGGCACCTGTTGCCATGCGCCTTGGCTGTGGTTTCATCATGCTGCGCAAGCCGGGCAAGTTGCCGGGCAAGACCATTTCGCTGAAATACGGGCTGGAATACGGTCAGGACGAGCTGCATATCCAGGAAGACGCGATCAAGCCCGGTCAGCGCGTTGTGGTGCTGGACGATCTGCTTGCCACGGGTGGCACGCTCGCCGCCTCGATCCGCCTGCTCAAGAATGTCGGGGCCGAGGTTGTGGGCACATCGGTTCTGGTCGAACTTGACGGTCTGGGCGGCCGTGAGAAGCTGGACGCCCCCCTCCATTCGCTTCTAACCTACCCGGCCTGA
- a CDS encoding response regulator: protein MSDSPVLLVEDDDSVALIVETILSTLGKTILRAGSAQQAIALAGSDTPGLIITDLNLPGDMGGDALSLHLRKAQPALPVILISGDFDDDTARDDLVPGAVILPKPFRRAALLEAIEKATARAV, encoded by the coding sequence ATGTCCGATTCGCCTGTCCTTCTTGTCGAGGATGACGATTCTGTCGCCCTGATCGTCGAGACGATCCTCTCCACCCTTGGCAAGACGATCCTGCGGGCCGGCTCAGCCCAGCAGGCCATTGCGCTTGCAGGCTCTGATACCCCCGGCCTGATCATCACCGATCTCAATCTGCCCGGTGACATGGGGGGCGATGCGCTATCCCTGCATCTGCGCAAGGCTCAGCCCGCACTACCCGTCATCCTGATCTCGGGAGATTTCGACGATGATACTGCCCGCGATGATCTGGTGCCCGGCGCGGTGATCCTGCCCAAGCCTTTCCGGCGGGCTGCCCTGCTTGAGGCCATTGAAAAGGCCACGGCGCGCGCAGTCTGA
- a CDS encoding multidrug effflux MFS transporter yields MPSWLPLLLGFLTAVGPVSTDIYLPAFPALEKSLHSPAGSAGMTLSAWMVGLAIGQISMGPLADRFGRRIPMLLGMIVYTAGSVGCAMATTMSAMCFFRLIAAIAASASIVIPSACVRDVSTGNEAAKLMSKLILIQGIVPILAPMLGGIALDYISWRAIFWVSAVYGGLCVLLLLRAFPETLPPESRRELRPLSLLHRYLSIARERCFITNALVWGFCGFLSFTYLTAAPTVFEHIFGFTPAHYGMLFGLFAVCMIGSSQINGALVGRVSSSAMLGWALAISILGAIALLVVVMLAEQYPGPTHHIRPIMLIPIVGCMMITLGMTGIIGPNAMVGALSNQSQFAGSASAFAGTMQYALGSLASTAIGLLPANSPMPMAALMLFAGLMMGVFAILRPHGHKTVSSAK; encoded by the coding sequence ATGCCCAGCTGGCTTCCCCTGCTGCTCGGGTTTCTGACCGCGGTGGGGCCGGTCTCGACCGATATCTACCTGCCTGCCTTCCCCGCGCTGGAAAAGTCACTGCATTCCCCCGCAGGAAGCGCTGGCATGACGCTCTCAGCGTGGATGGTGGGGCTTGCCATCGGGCAGATCAGCATGGGGCCGCTTGCAGATCGCTTCGGACGGCGCATCCCGATGCTGCTTGGCATGATCGTCTATACGGCGGGCAGTGTCGGCTGCGCCATGGCGACCACCATGAGCGCCATGTGCTTCTTCCGGCTCATTGCGGCCATCGCCGCATCGGCCAGTATCGTGATCCCGAGTGCCTGCGTGCGTGACGTTTCCACGGGAAACGAGGCCGCAAAGCTCATGTCGAAGCTCATTCTGATACAGGGAATTGTGCCCATTCTGGCCCCGATGCTGGGTGGCATCGCACTCGACTACATCAGCTGGCGGGCCATTTTCTGGGTCTCGGCTGTCTATGGCGGCCTGTGTGTCCTGCTGCTGCTGCGTGCCTTTCCCGAGACGCTGCCGCCTGAAAGCCGGCGCGAACTGCGCCCCCTCTCCCTGCTGCATCGCTATCTTTCCATCGCCCGCGAGCGCTGCTTCATCACCAATGCCCTGGTCTGGGGATTCTGCGGCTTCCTGTCCTTTACCTATCTCACAGCCGCGCCGACCGTGTTCGAGCATATCTTCGGTTTCACGCCTGCCCATTATGGCATGTTGTTTGGTCTGTTTGCGGTCTGCATGATCGGGTCGTCACAGATCAACGGGGCTCTGGTAGGACGTGTCAGCTCATCGGCCATGCTGGGCTGGGCGCTGGCCATTTCGATTCTGGGGGCCATCGCGTTGCTGGTCGTGGTGATGCTGGCCGAGCAATATCCCGGCCCGACACATCATATCCGCCCCATCATGCTCATTCCCATCGTGGGCTGCATGATGATCACTCTGGGCATGACCGGCATTATCGGCCCCAATGCGATGGTCGGCGCACTCAGCAACCAGTCGCAGTTTGCCGGGAGCGCCTCGGCTTTTGCCGGCACCATGCAATATGCGCTGGGATCGCTCGCCAGCACGGCAATCGGCCTTCTGCCAGCCAACAGCCCGATGCCCATGGCCGCGCTCATGCTTTTTGCCGGGTTGATGATGGGCGTATTTGCCATATTGCGCCCCCACGGCCACAAGACGGTATCGTCAGCAAAATGA
- a CDS encoding TVP38/TMEM64 family protein has product MPPRNLWKPALTIIVLVGLLVIAREFQVTRSALTLIESWKNNPAAPVLFLLIGIPYSLFGLPRQALCLAAGLVFGAVIGFALSTIASLTGALLGFIWMRRLASPQTRERWQARFRGRLQLIGHVLANSPFQAVLTLRLLPVGSAIMVTAAAGLYGVPLAAFGWATLLGAIPQNLVFVLIGAGAQLGQNIQIGLGLLLFAGSSFLAWFLLARARREGSALAQLADKADPDQPV; this is encoded by the coding sequence GTGCCGCCCAGAAACCTCTGGAAGCCCGCACTCACGATTATCGTTCTGGTGGGGCTGCTTGTGATCGCACGCGAATTTCAGGTGACACGCTCTGCGCTGACCCTGATCGAAAGCTGGAAGAACAATCCCGCCGCACCGGTGCTGTTTCTGCTGATCGGTATTCCCTACAGCCTGTTCGGGCTGCCGCGTCAGGCGCTTTGTCTCGCGGCCGGGCTGGTATTCGGCGCGGTCATCGGTTTTGCCCTGTCCACCATTGCCTCGCTCACGGGTGCCCTGCTCGGCTTTATATGGATGCGCCGTCTGGCCTCACCCCAAACGCGTGAGCGCTGGCAGGCGCGATTCAGGGGGAGGCTGCAGCTTATCGGGCATGTTCTGGCGAACTCGCCTTTTCAGGCTGTGCTGACCTTGCGGCTCCTGCCCGTGGGATCTGCCATCATGGTTACGGCAGCGGCTGGACTCTATGGTGTACCGCTGGCCGCTTTCGGCTGGGCCACGCTGCTGGGCGCCATCCCCCAGAATCTGGTTTTCGTCCTGATCGGTGCCGGGGCGCAGCTTGGGCAGAATATCCAGATCGGTCTCGGATTGCTGCTTTTTGCCGGATCATCCTTTCTGGCCTGGTTCCTGCTCGCCAGAGCGCGTCGAGAGGGTAGCGCGCTCGCCCAGTTGGCGGACAAGGCCGACCCCGATCAGCCTGTGTGA